A stretch of DNA from Nitrospiria bacterium:
CGTCGCGGGATGCGATCGATTCCCTTCATGAGGAAGTCCTCCGTTTGGTTCGTCTGGTCGACGCGCTCCATCGTCTCTCCCAGATCGACGCAGAAACCCGGGTCATGACAAAGGAGCGGTTTGATCTTCACGCCCTGGTCCTCCAACTGCTTCGAAAGGAACAGCTCCGGTTTGATCAGAAAGGCCTCCGGATGAAGATCAACGGGTCGCCCGTCTTCGTGGTCGCCGACGCCGATCAGATCGTTCAGGCGGTTCAGAATCTGATTCAGAACGTTCTTCAATACACCCCGGACGGTGGAGAGGCGGGGGTCGATATCGGAACCATGGGAAACCGGGCGCGGGTTGTCTTCTCGAACAGCGGGGAAGGAATCCGCTTGGAAGACCTGCCGCACATTTTCGAGCGGTTTTACCGGGGTGAAAAATCCCGTTCCCGGGAATGGGGTGGAGCGGGAATCGGGCTGTCCATCGTAAAACAGATCGTCGAGGCCCATGGAGGAACCGTGGGGGCCGACAGCCGACCCGGCCTGACCGAGGTCTGGTTCACCCTTCCGCTTTGAGCCGATCTTCACCGAATCTTCACATTCCCTTTATTCTTCCTTCAAATTCATCCGGTAGGATGGAGT
This window harbors:
- a CDS encoding ATP-binding protein, with the translated sequence MRIPRISLIWKLVGINLLGVGIVVVLAWQVIDHFAADYFMGLMKEYKIDPEVLHAVFLHTTHQFLLLSMVLGLVAVSLLGYFMTKQAMRSLTQMNKITRRLAMGDYSERVKGITHDEVGELGQAFNQMVESLEKIERMRKDLVANVAHELRTPLNNIRGQLEAIQDRLMEPSRDAIDSLHEEVLRLVRLVDALHRLSQIDAETRVMTKERFDLHALVLQLLRKEQLRFDQKGLRMKINGSPVFVVADADQIVQAVQNLIQNVLQYTPDGGEAGVDIGTMGNRARVVFSNSGEGIRLEDLPHIFERFYRGEKSRSREWGGAGIGLSIVKQIVEAHGGTVGADSRPGLTEVWFTLPL